ttcaaaaatacgttattaatagaaaaaatagtatttttaatccCAATAAATTAAGCTCATATCACTATTGATCCCGTTCATTATGggattaattttttgtcccataacttacaaaaattagtattttgggTTCTTAAATTATAGACAAAAAAGTGGATACAGACcaaaagtgttattttttataagttatgaaattaaaagtgCTAAGCCCATAATGAATGGAACGAAAAGTGAACTGAGTTTAActtataagacaaaaaatattattttcacttaTTAATACATACATCAATCAGTTAAATTATGCACTATATATGTGCAGATGTCAAAAAGTTCAAGTTATGCGTTGTATGTGTGCATACGTAAAAAATTCACGTAATGTGCTATATATGTACAGACGTCAAAAAGTTCGTTGTATATACACtcattagaaaattaaagtaatgcGTTTTGCATGCACACGTCGTGTGTGCAGACGTAAAAAATTCACGTAATCtgttatatatgtacatacgtcaaaaagtttaaataataCGCTATATATGTACGACgtaaaaaaattcactatatatatacttgtgagaaaattaaagtaatgcGCTTTGCATGCACAGggcaaaaatttcaaactataaGAATGATGTTGactatattcttttattattcaaaagaaaatttaacccTCTACTACTCCTTTTGACCAACATAAAGCCTACTCGAAATCTCCTCCTCTACTAAAACACCCACAAAGCCGAAAGGGTTTCAACTTTCAACTATCTTCTGTTCTTCTTGCTTCTgagatattataaattgacATTAAGACTAACAACTCCcccttaaaagaaaatgaaaggtaACTGGTCATAAGATGAATCATGTATAGTGCACCAGAGATCGAATGCTCCCTTACATTCTTGTGAGTCTCCTTATAAGATTCTTCAAATCACACATAGACGAAGAAAAAAGGGAGAAACAGTCTCAACACTCAATATAAAAAGCTAAAAGAACTGTCAGATTGTGGAAGATAGTCGCATTTGCAGATCCTGACCTTATTAATGGCCTTTCAAGCTCCTTCTCAAAGGAAATGTTCACGGGAGGATGGAAGATACATCCAGTTTTGGTTTTACACATGATCACATAAATAAGATGGAGTAGTTCAATGGCGTAAAAAGCTCTTAATAAGTAACTGGACTTATATAATTACTAAGGCAACAGCAAAGATGAACTACATGAATATGATTGCGGCAATCCATCCGCATCCCATCTGCGCAAGAAACTTAATTAGCAATTGATCTGCAATGCTGCTCGAGAAACTTAGTTAGCTGGAAGTGCTTTGCCGCCCACTGCTCAGCCAGCTTCTGCTCTTTAgcttctgcttcttttctcaatCCTGCCAACTGTTCCCTGTATTCAGCTTCAATCCTATCAAGACTGGCTTTCTGCTCTTCCCTAAGAGCTCTGACTTTCGCTTCTATATCCTCCACTTTCTCCCTCCTTCGGCACTCTCTTTCTGATTCCAATTGCAACTCCACCCTTTTCAGTCTCCAGGCAGCTTCTTTTCTATGTGCTACCCAAGCGCGATGCCCTTCTTCCAATTCTCTACAGCAGTCCATAAGTTCTGCGACCTGTGGGTTCTCTCCAACTGGAGCAATCCCAAAGGACCGCAAAATGCTCAAACTATGTGAAGTATTATCAGGCTGTAACCATGCGATTTCTGGCGCAGGTGGCACTATTGAGGGTGAAAGGCTTAAAGACACAGATGGATATGGTGGCCTAACGGTTGTTGTCATGCTAGAACTAACTAGCCATGGAGGAAGCACCTTTGGTGTGGATGCAGCTGGTGAATCAGTACGAAGAAATCCACCATTGGAAGTTTCCATTGTAATTCCGGTGGCAGAATGCTGTTTAACAATCTTCTCTATGAAGCTCTCTAGAATCTGATCCTATTTGCCCTGTTCAATTGCTTCTAAGTTTTGCTGTTTCTCCTTCTGTTGCCGATGCCGTTTCTTCGCCCGGAAACCTCAGCTGCAATTCTTTTCCACTTGTTGCCCTGCTTGGCTTGAAGATGAATAGCCAAACGTTGCTCTTCTTCTGTTTAAGATACTTCTTCACCTCTCCAAGCAGGATTAGCATCCTGGTTGAAGGGTTTGGTCATGCATTGCAGCACAGGGTGCCGATCTCTTTTCTTGCGTCATCTTGTTTCACATAAGCACGCAACAGAGCGTCCTCTTCAGGTTGGCACCACTTTTGCCTTCATTTCACATGCGAACACGTCTGTCCATGGCCTCGAACTGTTCGAGCTATCTGATAACATAAAGGAGATAAGATGATAAAGATAAAAAGGCATTGACTACATCCAATTATAGACAAAGGGATTTCATAAGTTCCTGCATGTAACTTGGATCTTGACAATTTTTAATGGAACAATCAACGGAAAACAAGCAACTGCTAGTAAGTTTATTTCTGTACTTACACACAAGTTTCAACAACCAGGAACATGGACCTATCTGcccattcaaatatttaaaattcaacaaaattataagcTCTCCGGTCACTTCattcaacagaaaatgaagtaTAAGCCGTAAGCATTGTTGGGTTTCTCCTGGAAACCTTATCGAGCCACTATTGAAAGAGTGCGaagagcaaaaagaaaaaactgaaNNNNNNNNNNNNNNNNNNNNNNNNNNNNNNNNNNNNNNNNNNNNNNNNNNNNNNNNNNNNNNNNNNNN
The nucleotide sequence above comes from Sesamum indicum cultivar Zhongzhi No. 13 linkage group LG11, S_indicum_v1.0, whole genome shotgun sequence. Encoded proteins:
- the LOC105174712 gene encoding transcription factor AS1-like, which codes for METSNGGFLRTDSPAASTPKVLPPWLVSSSMTTTVRPPYPSVSLSLSPSIVPPAPEIAWLQPDNTSHSLSILRSFGIAPVGENPQVAELMDCCRELEEGHRAWVAHRKEAAWRLKRVELQLESERECRRREKVEDIEAKVRALREEQKASLDRIEAEYREQLAGLRKEAEAKEQKLAEQWAAKHFQLTKFLEQHCRSIAN